One region of Myxococcales bacterium genomic DNA includes:
- a CDS encoding 6-phospho-beta-glucosidase, with translation MKIAVIGGGSTYTPELVDGFIARAKKLGLTELALMDIDEERLSVVGTFAQRMVEHAGRPFRVSLTTDRRAALDGAAFVSTQFRVGKQPARYQDELLGLRHGLIGQETTGIGGMAKALRTLPVIFSICEDMDRYCPNAWLINFTNPSGLVTEAILNFAGREKAVGLCNVPIDMKMTVAKHLRVPDEAVDMDVIGLNHLGWVRRVTVNGEDVTARLLHYLASEEGPKNIPDVDFKPELIEALQAVPLYYNRYYYNTERVLALLQAKPKTRAQEVMAVEETLLAKYRDPDLFTKPEELNLRGGAYYSKIAIDVIDALVNDLGIVHAVNVRNQGAIPGLPDRFVVETNCTIGRDGARPRSAGEPDESMLALLFQAKMYEILTIKAALHRSYAYALKAIFTNPLGPTADRAKPILDDMIAVNRLDLK, from the coding sequence GTGAAAATCGCGGTAATCGGCGGTGGCAGCACTTACACGCCGGAATTGGTCGACGGCTTTATCGCGCGGGCGAAAAAGCTCGGTCTGACCGAACTGGCCCTGATGGACATCGACGAAGAGCGGCTGAGCGTCGTCGGCACTTTCGCCCAGCGCATGGTGGAACATGCCGGCCGGCCGTTCCGCGTCAGCCTGACCACCGACCGCCGGGCCGCCCTCGACGGCGCGGCGTTCGTCAGCACCCAATTCCGCGTCGGCAAGCAGCCGGCCCGCTACCAGGACGAATTGCTCGGCCTGCGCCACGGCCTGATCGGGCAGGAGACCACGGGAATCGGCGGCATGGCCAAGGCGCTGCGTACCCTGCCGGTGATTTTTTCGATCTGCGAGGACATGGACCGCTATTGTCCGAACGCCTGGCTGATCAATTTCACCAACCCGTCGGGCCTGGTGACCGAAGCCATTCTGAATTTCGCCGGCCGCGAGAAGGCCGTCGGCCTGTGCAACGTGCCGATCGACATGAAGATGACCGTCGCCAAACACCTGCGGGTGCCGGACGAGGCGGTGGACATGGACGTGATCGGCCTCAATCACCTGGGTTGGGTGCGCCGGGTGACGGTCAACGGCGAGGATGTCACCGCCCGGTTGTTGCATTATCTGGCCAGCGAAGAAGGTCCGAAAAACATCCCGGACGTCGACTTCAAGCCCGAACTGATCGAAGCGCTGCAAGCGGTGCCGCTGTATTACAACCGCTACTATTACAACACCGAACGCGTGCTGGCGCTGTTGCAGGCCAAACCGAAAACGCGCGCGCAGGAAGTCATGGCAGTCGAGGAAACCCTGCTGGCCAAGTACCGTGACCCCGATTTGTTCACCAAGCCGGAGGAGTTGAATCTGCGCGGCGGCGCTTATTATTCGAAAATCGCCATCGACGTCATCGACGCCCTGGTCAACGACCTGGGCATCGTCCATGCGGTGAACGTCCGCAACCAGGGAGCGATTCCCGGCTTGCCCGACCGTTTCGTGGTGGAAACCAATTGCACGATCGGCCGCGACGGCGCCCGGCCCCGGTCGGCCGGCGAGCCCGACGAATCGATGCTGGCGCTCCTGTTCCAGGCGAAGATGTACGAGATCCTGACCATCAAGGCCGCGCTGCATCGCAGCTACGCCTACGCCCTCAAGGCCATTTTCACCAATCCGCTCGGCCCGACCGCCGACCGCGCCAAGCCGATTCTCGACGACATGATCGCGGTCAACCGGCTGGACCTGAAATAA